A single genomic interval of Streptomyces showdoensis harbors:
- a CDS encoding ABC transporter permease yields MTAAALGYAPGRTLPLRVEALRQLKRRRTLVMGLILAALPFVLIAAFAIGGGPDGSENSRITLMDTATASGANFAATCLFVSAGFLLVIPVALFCGDTVASEAGWSSLRYLLAAPVPRARLLWSKLTVALAFSAAAMLLLPLVALAAGTVAYGWGPLKLPTGGALPASDALVRLALATAFVYVSQLVTAALAFWLSTRTDAPLGAVGGAVGLTIIGNVLDAVTALGDWRAFLPAHWQFAWADALQPQLEWSGMLKGTAISVTYAVVLFALAFRGFARKDIVS; encoded by the coding sequence ATGACCGCCGCCGCCCTCGGCTACGCGCCCGGCCGCACCCTGCCCCTGCGCGTGGAGGCCCTGCGGCAGCTCAAGCGCCGCCGCACGCTGGTGATGGGCCTGATCCTGGCCGCCCTCCCCTTCGTCCTCATCGCGGCCTTCGCGATCGGCGGCGGGCCGGACGGCTCGGAGAACAGCCGCATCACCCTGATGGACACGGCGACGGCCTCGGGCGCCAACTTCGCGGCGACCTGCCTGTTCGTCTCGGCCGGCTTCCTCCTGGTCATCCCGGTCGCCCTGTTCTGCGGCGACACGGTGGCCTCGGAGGCCGGCTGGTCCTCCCTGCGCTACCTCCTGGCGGCCCCCGTCCCGCGCGCCCGCCTCCTGTGGTCGAAGCTGACGGTGGCCCTGGCCTTCAGCGCGGCGGCCATGCTCCTCCTGCCGCTGGTGGCGCTCGCCGCGGGCACGGTCGCGTACGGCTGGGGCCCCCTGAAGCTCCCCACCGGCGGCGCCCTCCCGGCCTCCGACGCCCTCGTCCGCCTGGCCCTGGCGACGGCCTTCGTCTACGTCTCCCAACTGGTCACGGCGGCCCTGGCCTTCTGGCTCTCCACCCGCACCGACGCCCCCCTGGGCGCGGTCGGCGGAGCGGTGGGCCTCACGATCATCGGCAACGTCCTGGACGCGGTCACCGCCCTGGGCGACTGGCGCGCCTTCCTCCCCGCCCACTGGCAGTTCGCCTGGGCGGACGCGCTCCAGCCCCAACTGGAGTGGTCGGGCATGCTCAAGGGCACGGCGATCTCGGTGACCTACGCGGTCGTCCTCTTCGCGCTGGCGTTCCGGGGGTTCGCGCGGAAGGACATCGTGTCGTAG
- a CDS encoding helix-turn-helix transcriptional regulator, with amino-acid sequence MTETAGSVMLARSAMGRAGPELQRPPGRPVRGTRRVSAALAGLAASARHELLTFDDPAASASRAIPEPFLELAGACMRAAAERAGEVRRIVPRHALPQIAGAIGVPGRARVTDAIPFKMIVVDRTVAAVPLDLELHYNGLLLIRDPVVVAALVRAHHTSWDTGQELTGLTLPTRDLPPQLRPVLEALLSGLTDETAATRLGMSPRTYSRRVGELMAALGTTSRFRAGAEAARRGWV; translated from the coding sequence GTGACAGAGACTGCGGGCTCCGTGATGCTCGCCCGCTCGGCGATGGGCCGGGCCGGACCCGAACTCCAGCGCCCTCCCGGGCGCCCCGTCCGCGGCACCCGCCGGGTCAGCGCGGCCCTCGCGGGCCTGGCCGCCTCGGCCCGGCACGAGCTGCTGACCTTCGACGACCCGGCCGCCTCCGCGTCCCGCGCGATCCCCGAGCCGTTCCTGGAGCTGGCGGGAGCGTGCATGCGGGCGGCGGCGGAGCGGGCCGGCGAGGTCCGCCGCATCGTCCCGCGCCACGCCCTCCCCCAGATCGCGGGCGCGATCGGGGTGCCCGGCCGGGCGAGGGTCACCGACGCCATCCCCTTCAAGATGATCGTCGTCGACCGCACGGTCGCGGCCGTCCCCCTGGACCTGGAGCTGCACTACAACGGCCTGCTCCTGATCCGCGACCCGGTCGTGGTGGCGGCCCTGGTCCGCGCCCACCACACCTCCTGGGACACGGGCCAGGAACTCACGGGCCTCACCCTCCCCACCCGCGACCTCCCCCCACAACTCCGCCCCGTCCTGGAGGCCCTCCTCTCCGGCCTCACCGACGAGACCGCCGCCACCCGCCTCGGCATGTCCCCCCGCACGTACAGCCGCCGCGTCGGCGAACTGATGGCCGCCCTGGGCACGACGAGCCGCTTCCGCGCGGGGGCGGAGGCGGCTCGTCGGGGGTGGGTGTGA
- a CDS encoding vWA domain-containing protein — MGIWTRARARGVGGALAGVLLVAGCSGASGDGARHQGGSRAGGERAVPDAAAPDAAPDAAPEGRGDAPSRLSTFALDVDTASYGYARRTLAEGRLPAPEDVRPEEFVNSFKPGYPRPKDNGFSVTLDGARTSAGAWSLLRVGLATRPSDGERPPAALTFVVDVSGSMDEPGRLDLVKESLRLLVGRLRDDDAIALVTFSAEAETELPMTRVGGNRERMREAVDGLETSSSTNVGAGVRTGYDVAVEGHRKGATNRVVLLSDALANTGDTDADGILERIDEERREYGITLFGVGVGSEYGDAFMERLADKGDGHTTYVSTPEQARKVFVDQLPAHIELRARDAKAQVAFDPKTVETFRLVGYENRKVADEDFRDDRVDGGEIGAGHTVTALYAVRLRPGKSGRVATATVRWLDPVTRAPHERSGSVDAAALTAPLWGPGHDSLQLTAMAAYFADRLRGGTLPGAPGLRQLASRAQALAERARSASVQELADAIRRADTLGAGPGDGNGSGDGDGYGGGDPYAG; from the coding sequence ATGGGGATCTGGACGAGGGCGAGGGCCAGGGGCGTGGGGGGTGCGCTCGCCGGTGTGCTGCTCGTCGCCGGGTGCAGCGGGGCTTCGGGGGACGGGGCCCGGCATCAGGGCGGGAGCCGGGCGGGGGGTGAGCGGGCGGTGCCCGACGCCGCGGCGCCCGACGCGGCGCCGGACGCGGCGCCGGAAGGGCGCGGGGACGCGCCCTCGCGGCTCTCCACCTTCGCCCTCGACGTCGACACCGCCTCCTACGGCTACGCCCGCCGCACCCTCGCCGAGGGACGGCTGCCCGCGCCCGAGGACGTACGGCCCGAGGAGTTCGTCAACAGCTTCAAGCCGGGGTATCCGCGCCCGAAGGACAACGGGTTCAGCGTCACCCTCGACGGCGCGCGGACGAGCGCGGGCGCGTGGTCGCTGCTGCGCGTCGGGCTCGCGACCCGGCCCAGCGACGGCGAACGCCCGCCCGCCGCCCTCACGTTCGTCGTCGACGTCTCCGGCTCCATGGACGAGCCCGGCCGGCTCGACCTGGTCAAGGAGTCGCTCCGGCTGCTCGTCGGCCGGCTGCGGGACGACGACGCGATCGCGCTCGTCACCTTCAGCGCCGAGGCCGAGACCGAGCTCCCCATGACCCGGGTCGGCGGGAACCGGGAGCGGATGCGCGAGGCCGTGGACGGCCTGGAGACCTCTTCCTCCACCAACGTCGGGGCCGGCGTCCGCACCGGGTACGACGTCGCCGTCGAGGGGCACCGCAAGGGCGCCACCAACCGCGTCGTCCTCCTCTCCGACGCCCTCGCCAACACCGGCGACACCGACGCCGACGGCATCCTGGAACGGATCGACGAGGAGCGGCGGGAGTACGGGATCACCCTCTTCGGGGTCGGGGTGGGCAGCGAGTACGGGGACGCGTTCATGGAGCGGCTCGCCGACAAGGGGGACGGGCACACCACGTACGTCTCCACCCCCGAACAGGCCCGCAAGGTCTTCGTCGACCAGCTCCCCGCGCACATCGAACTGCGCGCCCGGGACGCCAAGGCGCAGGTCGCCTTCGATCCGAAGACCGTGGAGACCTTCCGGCTCGTCGGCTACGAGAACCGCAAGGTCGCCGACGAGGACTTCCGCGACGACCGGGTCGACGGCGGCGAGATCGGCGCCGGGCACACCGTCACCGCGCTGTACGCGGTCAGGCTCCGCCCCGGGAAGAGCGGGCGGGTCGCCACCGCCACCGTCCGCTGGCTCGACCCCGTCACCCGTGCCCCGCACGAGCGTTCCGGCTCGGTCGACGCCGCCGCCCTCACCGCGCCCCTGTGGGGCCCCGGCCACGACAGCCTCCAACTGACGGCGATGGCCGCCTACTTCGCCGACCGGCTGCGAGGCGGCACCCTGCCCGGCGCGCCCGGCCTCCGGCAACTCGCCTCCCGCGCGCAGGCGCTCGCCGAGCGGGCCCGCTCGGCGTCCGTCCAGGAGCTCGCGGACGCGATCCGGCGGGCGGACACGCTGGGGGCCGGCCCCGGGGACGGGAACGGCTCCGGGGACGGAGACGGGTACGGGGGTGGGGATCCGTACGCGGGTTGA
- a CDS encoding DUF1772 domain-containing protein, which produces MAALLLALAVVSTGLYAGFMLIFQTGVMPALARLSDEEFVRAMRRINEYVPRPVFLLVFLGVLVFPAAALFVAVDGRTDTQKWLVLAGLVCAVANHLVTVAGNVPLNTALAASETGGEPAGEVRAAFERRWNGFHRIRTLLVLGSFGLLTASAVVTG; this is translated from the coding sequence ATGGCCGCCCTGTTGCTCGCCCTCGCCGTCGTCTCCACCGGGCTCTACGCCGGTTTCATGCTGATCTTCCAGACCGGTGTCATGCCCGCCCTCGCCCGGCTCTCCGACGAGGAGTTCGTCCGGGCCATGCGGCGGATCAACGAGTACGTGCCGAGGCCGGTCTTCCTGCTCGTCTTCCTCGGGGTCCTGGTGTTCCCCGCCGCCGCCCTGTTCGTCGCCGTCGACGGGCGGACGGACACCCAGAAGTGGCTGGTGCTGGCCGGGCTGGTGTGCGCCGTGGCCAATCACCTGGTCACCGTCGCCGGCAACGTCCCGCTCAACACCGCCCTGGCGGCCTCCGAGACCGGCGGGGAGCCGGCGGGCGAGGTCCGGGCGGCCTTCGAGAGGCGCTGGAACGGGTTCCACCGGATCCGCACCCTGCTCGTCCTCGGCTCCTTCGGGCTGCTCACCGCCTCCGCCGTGGTCACCGGCTGA
- a CDS encoding ScbR family autoregulator-binding transcription factor, whose translation MAKQDRAIRTRQAILEAAAAVFDERGYEAAKLSDILRLAQVTKGALYFHFDSKEDLAHAVIDAQVSVVPTAPPQISKVQEFVDVGMVFAHRLTCDRVLSGSVRLTLDQGGHELNRSGPYREWTEINLRLLTAAKEGGELLPHADPEEIAPLVVGSYAGLNLMTHALEGHRSSMERWASALYHHLLPSIVVPSVLTMLDLEPGRGARALGVSENGS comes from the coding sequence ATGGCGAAGCAGGATCGGGCGATCCGTACCCGTCAGGCCATCCTGGAGGCGGCCGCCGCCGTCTTCGACGAGCGGGGCTACGAGGCCGCCAAGCTCTCCGACATCCTCCGGCTCGCCCAGGTGACCAAGGGCGCGCTCTACTTCCACTTCGACTCCAAGGAAGACCTCGCGCACGCGGTGATCGACGCCCAGGTGTCGGTGGTGCCCACGGCGCCGCCGCAGATCTCCAAGGTGCAGGAGTTCGTCGACGTCGGCATGGTGTTCGCACACCGGCTGACCTGCGACCGGGTGCTCAGCGGCAGTGTCCGGCTGACCCTCGACCAGGGGGGCCACGAGCTCAACCGGAGCGGCCCCTACCGGGAGTGGACCGAGATCAACCTGCGGCTGCTCACCGCGGCGAAGGAAGGCGGCGAGCTGCTGCCCCACGCCGATCCCGAGGAGATCGCCCCGCTGGTCGTCGGCTCCTACGCGGGACTCAACCTGATGACGCACGCGCTCGAAGGGCACCGCTCCTCGATGGAGCGCTGGGCCTCGGCGCTCTACCACCACCTGCTGCCCAGCATCGTCGTCCCCTCCGTGCTGACCATGCTCGATCTGGAGCCCGGCCGGGGCGCCCGTGCACTCGGAGTGTCGGAGAACGGCTCCTAG
- a CDS encoding AfsR/SARP family transcriptional regulator: protein MDVRILGGLSVRENGVSITPTAAAPRQLLALLAASADQVVPVTVLMEELWPSGAPRGARVELQSHILGLRALIAAALTEGAPDVGGRAGGYPEGTDGRTAETVLAAQSGGYRLDTGGGSHDVRQFERAAGAGYRAMEAGDLPRAALRLGEALALWRGEPYAGVDAGPRLRAETERLEASRLSVLDQWVEAQLGIGRHVEMVPELAVLAARHPVNESLHGQFMVALLRSGRADDALEAYRRLCVGLQRDGGREPSARLRRLHRSVLTVRDAGLPRVPAQSSGLWLRPRPVPAVAGLAGSLV from the coding sequence GTGGACGTCCGGATCCTGGGGGGGCTGTCGGTACGCGAGAACGGGGTGTCGATCACCCCGACCGCCGCCGCGCCACGACAACTTCTCGCCCTGCTCGCCGCCAGTGCCGACCAGGTCGTTCCGGTCACCGTGCTCATGGAGGAGCTGTGGCCGTCCGGCGCGCCGCGCGGCGCCCGGGTCGAGCTCCAGTCGCACATCCTCGGACTGCGGGCGCTGATCGCCGCCGCGCTCACGGAGGGCGCGCCCGACGTCGGCGGCAGGGCCGGCGGGTACCCGGAAGGGACCGACGGGCGCACCGCCGAGACCGTCCTCGCCGCCCAGTCCGGCGGCTACCGCCTCGACACCGGCGGCGGCTCGCACGACGTCCGTCAGTTCGAGCGCGCGGCCGGCGCCGGCTACCGGGCCATGGAGGCGGGCGACCTCCCGCGCGCCGCGCTCCGCCTCGGCGAGGCCCTCGCCCTGTGGCGCGGCGAGCCGTACGCCGGCGTCGACGCCGGGCCGAGGCTACGCGCGGAGACCGAGCGCCTCGAAGCCTCCCGGCTCAGCGTGCTCGACCAGTGGGTCGAGGCGCAGCTGGGGATCGGCCGGCACGTCGAGATGGTGCCCGAGCTCGCCGTGCTCGCCGCGCGGCACCCCGTCAACGAGTCGCTGCACGGCCAGTTCATGGTGGCCCTGCTGCGCTCCGGGCGCGCCGACGACGCCCTGGAGGCCTACCGCAGGCTCTGCGTCGGCCTCCAGCGGGACGGCGGCCGGGAGCCCTCGGCGCGGCTGCGCCGGCTGCACCGGTCGGTGCTGACCGTCCGGGACGCCGGACTGCCCCGGGTCCCGGCCCAGTCGAGCGGTCTCTGGCTCCGCCCCCGTCCCGTGCCGGCCGTGGCGGGCCTGGCGGGCAGCCTGGTCTGA
- a CDS encoding helix-turn-helix domain-containing protein: MSNDSADGGADALTVLELLARQAPPGRFAELLDQARVAGRPEHELAALERAVHLATGVSCSLARREQREEGLAALLDTTRDLTLPYDLDGLLRVITRRAKRLLGLDLACVTLRGPHGGRLLHSAEGALTALDPAGCPTLFEGDGLGGLVHALGEPAWTEDYLDDARFAHSAAIDELVRAEGLRGVLAVPLRTGETTLGVLYGADRSTRRYTADEIALVAALADLAAVATEKAGLLDQTRAEVTELERDSSRARTRLTRMRYIGEAHSRIMNLILAGGDLRNVATAAGDALDGAVLVRDPGGRTLAQAGELPGLDEDAVAKASLDAHAGRRPVLTTRGAGSAGERGHEDDGGDQTWVAPVLAGSEDLGVLVVRAATPLTGEDERLLELAAQSVAFLLLMQRSTAVAEGPVRDELLDDLLAEPQHSPQQIAQRARRLGLDLRKPHVVVVARPEGGEQGRAVVWASSYAYRMSGLKTVHGGAIVLLLPGVDASAAAKAVSGELSPLLGHPVSVGAAGPGWSPDSVSRLYLEAMRCLDAMGALGGSGAAASVQDLGFLGLLLSDDHDVDGFIESAIGPVLDYDAERFTDLTRTLEAYFASGGSPTNAAEALHVHPNTVSRRLERIGELLGAEWQKPGHVLEVQLALRLQRTRDVLARQRADLRDARTTGTTASQSCERPGT; encoded by the coding sequence ATGTCCAACGACAGCGCGGACGGGGGCGCCGACGCGCTCACCGTGTTGGAGCTCCTGGCCCGACAGGCCCCGCCGGGCCGGTTCGCCGAGCTGCTCGACCAAGCCCGCGTGGCAGGCCGCCCCGAGCACGAACTCGCCGCTCTGGAAAGGGCCGTTCACCTCGCCACCGGCGTCAGCTGCTCCCTCGCCCGCCGCGAGCAGCGGGAGGAAGGGCTCGCCGCGCTCCTCGACACCACGCGCGACCTGACCCTCCCGTACGACCTGGACGGCCTGCTGCGGGTCATCACCCGCCGGGCCAAGCGCCTCCTCGGCCTCGACCTGGCCTGCGTCACCCTGCGCGGCCCGCACGGCGGGCGCCTGCTGCACAGCGCCGAAGGCGCCCTCACCGCACTCGACCCGGCCGGCTGCCCCACCCTCTTCGAAGGCGACGGACTCGGCGGTCTGGTGCACGCCCTCGGCGAGCCCGCCTGGACCGAGGACTACCTCGACGACGCGCGGTTCGCCCACTCCGCCGCCATAGACGAGCTCGTACGGGCCGAGGGCCTGCGCGGCGTCCTCGCCGTGCCGCTGCGCACCGGGGAGACCACCCTCGGCGTGCTCTACGGGGCCGACCGCAGCACCCGCCGGTACACCGCCGACGAGATCGCCCTCGTCGCCGCGCTCGCCGACCTCGCCGCCGTCGCCACCGAGAAGGCCGGGCTGCTCGACCAGACCAGGGCCGAGGTCACCGAGCTCGAACGGGACAGCTCCCGCGCCCGCACCCGGCTCACCCGCATGCGCTACATCGGCGAGGCGCACAGCCGCATCATGAACCTGATCCTGGCCGGCGGCGACCTGCGGAACGTCGCGACCGCCGCGGGCGACGCGCTCGACGGCGCCGTCCTCGTCCGCGACCCGGGGGGCCGCACGCTCGCCCAGGCCGGGGAGCTGCCCGGCCTCGACGAGGACGCCGTCGCCAAGGCCTCGCTCGACGCCCACGCGGGCCGCCGCCCGGTCCTCACCACGAGGGGCGCGGGCTCCGCGGGGGAGCGCGGACACGAGGACGACGGCGGCGACCAGACCTGGGTCGCCCCGGTCCTGGCCGGTTCCGAGGACCTCGGCGTGCTCGTGGTCCGCGCCGCCACCCCGCTGACCGGCGAGGACGAGCGGCTGCTCGAACTCGCCGCCCAGTCGGTCGCGTTCCTGCTCCTGATGCAGCGCTCCACCGCCGTCGCCGAGGGCCCGGTCCGCGACGAACTCCTCGACGACCTGCTCGCCGAGCCGCAGCACTCCCCGCAGCAGATCGCCCAGCGGGCCCGCCGCCTCGGCCTCGACCTGCGCAAGCCGCACGTCGTCGTGGTGGCCCGCCCGGAAGGGGGCGAGCAGGGCCGGGCGGTCGTCTGGGCCTCCTCGTACGCCTACCGCATGTCCGGTCTGAAGACCGTGCACGGCGGCGCCATCGTGCTGCTGCTGCCCGGCGTGGACGCCTCGGCCGCCGCGAAGGCCGTCTCCGGCGAGCTCTCCCCGCTGCTCGGCCACCCCGTGTCCGTGGGCGCGGCCGGCCCGGGCTGGAGCCCGGACAGCGTGAGCCGGCTGTATCTGGAGGCCATGCGCTGCCTGGACGCGATGGGCGCGCTGGGCGGTTCGGGCGCGGCGGCGTCCGTGCAGGACCTCGGCTTCCTCGGACTGCTGCTCTCGGACGACCACGACGTGGACGGGTTCATCGAGTCGGCGATCGGGCCCGTGCTCGACTACGACGCCGAGCGGTTCACCGATCTGACCCGCACCCTGGAGGCGTACTTCGCCTCCGGCGGCAGCCCCACCAACGCGGCCGAGGCGCTGCACGTCCACCCGAACACGGTCTCGCGCCGCCTGGAGCGGATCGGCGAACTCCTGGGCGCGGAGTGGCAGAAGCCCGGCCACGTCCTGGAGGTGCAGCTGGCGCTGCGGCTCCAGCGCACCCGCGACGTCCTGGCCCGCCAGCGCGCCGACCTCCGCGACGCCCGCACCACCGGCACGACCGCGTCCCAGTCCTGCGAGCGGCCGGGGACATGA
- a CDS encoding IS701 family transposase, producing MSTSVATRFRTVAAPRDAADEDVYGELCAALFSAFPRRDQRIKAEQYLRGLLTAQGRKSIRNIAAQIGGPAAEQSLHHFISSSTWDWRPMRAELARFLQQNSGPQAWVVRPMPIPKAGDHSVGVDRRFDPERGQVFRGQQAFGVWMASEELSVPVNWRLFLPDPWVKDRTRRDRAEVPEGAAEETLEECAVNAALDTARWPEVTRKPLLLDIRGGAGRAALHRLAVAGVPVVARIGTGCRLTVADRSLPGFGAGPLTAQQILESLKGLRRPVSWVDSAAGVRTSRTSLATAVRVTLPVPAGERQRPLLLLGEWDDPRRAPARLWITDLTGSAVGPLLRLTKLSRRVERDFRAVGEGAGLRDFVGRSFRGWHRHITLASAAHAATVLAPGWNTAAAPTAFGQVQGRSAG from the coding sequence GTGAGTACATCCGTCGCAACCAGGTTCAGGACCGTCGCCGCGCCCCGGGACGCGGCGGACGAGGACGTCTACGGCGAGCTGTGCGCCGCGCTCTTCTCCGCCTTCCCGCGCCGCGACCAGCGGATCAAGGCCGAGCAGTACCTGCGCGGGCTGCTGACCGCGCAGGGCCGCAAGTCGATCCGCAACATCGCCGCCCAGATCGGCGGGCCGGCCGCGGAGCAGAGCCTGCACCACTTCATCTCCAGCTCGACGTGGGACTGGCGCCCGATGCGGGCCGAGCTGGCCCGGTTCCTGCAGCAGAACAGCGGGCCCCAGGCGTGGGTGGTGCGGCCGATGCCGATACCGAAGGCCGGCGACCACTCGGTCGGCGTCGACCGCCGCTTCGATCCCGAGCGCGGCCAGGTCTTCCGGGGCCAGCAGGCCTTCGGGGTGTGGATGGCCTCGGAGGAGCTGAGCGTCCCGGTCAACTGGCGTCTCTTCCTGCCGGACCCCTGGGTGAAGGACCGCACGCGGCGCGACCGTGCGGAGGTCCCCGAGGGCGCGGCGGAGGAGACGCTGGAGGAGTGCGCGGTCAACGCGGCGCTCGACACCGCCCGCTGGCCGGAGGTGACCCGCAAGCCGCTGCTGCTGGACATCCGCGGCGGCGCGGGGCGGGCGGCGCTGCACCGGCTCGCCGTGGCCGGCGTGCCGGTGGTGGCCCGGATCGGCACGGGCTGCCGGCTGACCGTCGCGGACCGCTCGCTGCCCGGTTTCGGCGCGGGCCCGCTGACGGCCCAGCAGATCCTGGAGTCCCTCAAGGGACTGCGCCGCCCGGTGAGCTGGGTGGACTCGGCGGCCGGAGTGCGCACCTCGCGGACCTCGCTCGCCACGGCGGTACGGGTCACCCTGCCCGTACCGGCCGGGGAGCGGCAGCGCCCGCTGCTGCTGCTCGGCGAGTGGGACGACCCGCGGCGTGCCCCGGCCCGGCTGTGGATCACCGACCTGACCGGCTCGGCGGTCGGCCCGCTGCTGCGGCTGACGAAGCTGTCGCGCCGGGTGGAGCGGGACTTCCGCGCGGTCGGCGAGGGCGCGGGCCTGCGGGACTTCGTGGGCCGCTCGTTCCGCGGCTGGCACCGTCACATCACGCTCGCCTCCGCGGCCCACGCGGCGACCGTCCTCGCCCCCGGCTGGAACACGGCGGCGGCACCGACGGCGTTCGGGCAGGTCCAGGGGCGCTCGGCGGGCTGA
- the crcB gene encoding fluoride efflux transporter CrcB codes for MGFRAQLPVVGVVAAGGALGACARYAATLAWPTPAGAFPWTILTVNAAGCALLGVIMVLATETLTPPHPLLRPFLGTGVCGGFTTFSTYALDTQRLLADGDAARGLLYLAATALTALGAVWAGVTAARAATRAAPERRPR; via the coding sequence ATGGGATTCCGCGCGCAGCTTCCGGTCGTCGGCGTGGTCGCCGCGGGCGGCGCGCTCGGGGCCTGCGCCCGGTACGCGGCGACGCTCGCCTGGCCCACCCCGGCCGGCGCCTTCCCCTGGACGATCCTCACCGTCAACGCGGCCGGCTGCGCGCTGCTCGGCGTGATCATGGTGCTCGCCACCGAGACCCTCACCCCGCCGCACCCGCTCCTGCGCCCCTTCCTCGGCACCGGCGTCTGCGGCGGCTTCACCACCTTCTCCACCTACGCGCTCGACACCCAGCGGCTGCTCGCCGACGGGGACGCCGCGCGGGGGCTGCTCTACCTGGCCGCGACCGCGCTCACCGCCCTCGGCGCGGTGTGGGCGGGCGTCACCGCGGCCCGGGCCGCCACCCGCGCCGCACCGGAGAGGAGGCCGCGATGA
- a CDS encoding DUF190 domain-containing protein: MTRLTGRALRLTVLVGERDTWHHRPLSTEIVHRAHAAGLAGASVFRGIEGFGASSRVHTTRLLSLGDDLPVAVLIVDTEERVRAFLPRLEGLVPDGLVLLDACEVVHFGGGGEPPEPSRPPAQEPPE, encoded by the coding sequence ATGACCCGGCTCACGGGCCGCGCCCTGCGCCTGACCGTCCTCGTCGGCGAACGCGACACCTGGCACCACCGGCCGCTCTCCACCGAGATCGTCCACCGCGCCCACGCGGCCGGTCTCGCCGGCGCCTCCGTCTTCCGCGGGATCGAGGGCTTCGGCGCCTCCTCCCGCGTCCACACCACCCGGCTGCTCTCGCTCGGCGACGACCTTCCGGTGGCGGTCCTGATCGTGGACACCGAGGAGCGGGTACGGGCTTTCCTGCCGCGGCTGGAGGGGCTGGTTCCGGACGGGCTCGTCCTCCTCGACGCGTGCGAGGTCGTCCACTTCGGGGGCGGCGGGGAGCCGCCCGAGCCCTCGCGGCCGCCGGCGCAGGAGCCGCCCGAGTGA
- the crcB gene encoding fluoride efflux transporter CrcB: MNWLLVVLGAAVGAPLRYLTDRAVQARHDSVFPWGTFAVNVVGSLVLGLLTGVASTRAGLLLGTGLCGALTTYSTFSYETLKLYESGARAYAVANVLGSIAAGLGAVWLGVALVAPR; encoded by the coding sequence GTGAACTGGCTGCTCGTCGTGCTGGGCGCCGCCGTCGGCGCGCCCCTGCGCTACCTGACCGACCGCGCCGTCCAGGCCCGCCACGACTCGGTGTTCCCCTGGGGGACCTTCGCCGTCAACGTCGTCGGCTCCCTCGTCCTCGGCCTCCTCACCGGCGTCGCCTCCACCCGCGCGGGACTCCTCCTCGGCACGGGCCTGTGCGGGGCGCTCACCACGTACTCGACCTTCTCGTACGAGACGCTGAAGCTGTACGAGTCGGGCGCCCGGGCCTACGCCGTGGCCAACGTCCTCGGGAGCATCGCGGCCGGGCTCGGCGCCGTCTGGCTCGGCGTGGCGCTCGTCGCCCCGCGCTGA